Proteins encoded in a region of the Novibacillus thermophilus genome:
- a CDS encoding M2 family metallopeptidase: MDEQAQALLDRLVPELADLQKRAALAYWKATTTGDKQYEQQYSELEKQYREKLADEQLFERLKTLKDGEVSDPVIARQITLLYNEALPNQIPKEDIAELVQRTAEIESTFTRFRATYQGKPISDNEIRQILETETDTYKRKEAWYASKQIGEKIVDKLIELVKHRNAIARKLGFRDFFQMMLTVQETDEGELFSLMDELKQKTDQPYADIKGEMDKIIASRYKDLRPEGLRHWHYVDPFFQEAPDVFDVDLNRIFQDKKLEDIAAAFYKAIGFDVTDILARSDLYERDQKQQHAFCTDIDREGDVRIVCNLQPNEKWMSTLLHELGHAVYDKYHDETLPYVLRQPAHIASTESIAMMMGRLTKNVSWLTHYAGIDGETAENMKINLTKQAVLAQLILLRWCLVMVYFERDLYANPDQDLTKRWWHYVETIQFVPCPEARHKPDWASKIHFTVAPVYYQNYLLGELMASQIWTTIEKTVGSGGDDLVKHEGVGQFLKENIFRHGAKYQWNDLLEKATGEKLNPDHHVNYLVSTVEQLVETKKKKAPRKKTPTKKDTKE, encoded by the coding sequence ATGGACGAACAAGCTCAAGCACTGCTGGATCGCCTCGTCCCGGAACTGGCTGATTTGCAAAAACGAGCCGCCCTCGCCTACTGGAAAGCGACGACGACTGGCGACAAACAATACGAACAACAGTACAGCGAATTGGAAAAACAGTATCGAGAAAAACTAGCAGACGAACAGCTGTTTGAACGGTTGAAAACGTTAAAAGACGGCGAAGTATCCGACCCTGTGATAGCCCGTCAAATAACTCTTCTGTACAACGAAGCGTTACCCAATCAGATTCCGAAAGAAGACATTGCCGAGTTAGTTCAGCGCACGGCTGAAATCGAAAGCACCTTTACCCGCTTTCGCGCAACGTATCAAGGCAAACCCATCAGTGACAACGAGATCCGGCAAATTCTAGAAACGGAAACGGATACATATAAACGGAAAGAAGCGTGGTACGCCAGCAAACAGATCGGCGAAAAAATTGTCGACAAACTGATCGAACTGGTCAAACACCGCAACGCCATTGCCCGCAAGCTCGGGTTTCGCGATTTCTTCCAAATGATGCTGACCGTACAGGAAACCGACGAAGGTGAACTGTTTTCCCTAATGGACGAACTAAAGCAAAAAACCGATCAGCCGTACGCTGACATCAAAGGAGAAATGGACAAAATTATCGCTTCCCGCTACAAAGACCTCCGCCCTGAAGGTTTGCGCCACTGGCATTACGTCGATCCTTTCTTCCAAGAGGCGCCTGACGTGTTCGACGTCGACTTGAACCGCATCTTTCAGGATAAAAAGCTGGAAGACATCGCCGCCGCCTTTTATAAAGCCATCGGTTTCGATGTAACCGATATCCTGGCTCGAAGCGATCTGTACGAACGGGATCAAAAACAGCAGCACGCCTTTTGCACTGATATTGACCGCGAAGGGGACGTGCGCATCGTATGTAATTTACAGCCGAACGAGAAGTGGATGAGCACTCTGTTGCACGAACTGGGGCACGCCGTTTACGACAAATATCACGACGAGACACTGCCTTATGTGTTGCGACAGCCGGCACACATCGCCTCCACCGAGTCCATCGCGATGATGATGGGCCGTCTCACGAAGAATGTGTCCTGGTTGACCCATTACGCCGGGATCGATGGAGAAACCGCTGAGAACATGAAGATCAACCTCACGAAACAAGCCGTTTTAGCCCAATTGATCCTTCTGCGCTGGTGCCTCGTCATGGTCTACTTCGAACGGGATTTGTACGCCAACCCCGACCAGGATTTGACGAAGAGGTGGTGGCATTACGTCGAGACGATCCAATTCGTCCCGTGTCCGGAAGCCCGTCATAAACCGGACTGGGCGTCGAAAATCCACTTTACGGTCGCCCCCGTCTACTACCAAAACTACCTGCTGGGCGAATTGATGGCGTCTCAAATCTGGACGACCATAGAAAAAACAGTCGGAAGTGGCGGAGACGACTTGGTCAAACACGAAGGTGTTGGACAATTTTTGAAAGAAAATATCTTCCGGCACGGCGCAAAATACCAGTGGAACGATCTGTTGGAAAAGGCGACCGGTGAAAAGTTAAATCCCGACCACCACGTCAACTATTTGGTCAGCACTGTGGAACAACTGGTCGAAACGAAAAAGAAAAAAGCCCCGAGAAAAAAGACGCCGACAAAAAAAGACACAAAAGAGTAG
- a CDS encoding DNA alkylation repair protein, which produces MEGSVRPYCCPSCGTNRTRFNLIEQVVSPVKKDPQSGEIVARVADGDPLHLPYRGETLRVQCGVCGLVEREERFIKTAELAGGMQ; this is translated from the coding sequence ATGGAAGGATCGGTGAGACCGTACTGTTGTCCGTCGTGTGGAACGAACCGCACCCGGTTCAACTTGATCGAACAAGTCGTGTCCCCTGTAAAGAAAGACCCCCAAAGCGGTGAAATTGTAGCGCGCGTGGCAGACGGTGATCCATTGCACTTGCCCTATCGCGGGGAAACGCTGCGCGTCCAGTGCGGGGTGTGCGGGTTGGTGGAACGTGAAGAGCGGTTTATTAAGACGGCGGAGCTGGCGGGTGGGATGCAGTAA